CGGGCACTAATCCGCCGCGATGAGGGTTGCCCGCACGAGATGATGAGCGCATTAGCCACAGGCTCAAAGCGGCAAGGCCATGCTTGATCAAATTCGGGCCGACTTTGCGATCATCCGCGAACGGGATCCTGCAGCGCGCGGGCCACTCGAAATCCTGCTCTGCTATCCAGGCTTTCAAGCGATCAGCTTGCACAGGCTGAGCCATCGGCTCTGGCGCTCCCGCCTACCCCTGAAGTTGCCGGCACGGCTGCTGAGCCAGCTGGGGCGAGGACTTACCGGAGTAGAAATCCATCCAGGCGCCAGGATCGGCCGTGGCGTGTTTATTGATCACGGCATGGGGGTGGTGATTGGGGAAACCAGCGAAATCGGCGATCGCTGCCTGCTGTATCAAGGCGTGACCCTCGGCGGGACAGGCAAGGACCATGGCAAGCGTCACCCCACCCTCGCCAACAACGTGGTGGTGGGAGCCGGCGCCAAGGTGCTGGGGGCGATTGAGGTCGGAGCCAACACAAGAATTGGCGCTGGGTCCGTGGTGGTGCGCAACGTGGAGCAAAACTGCACGGTGGTGGGCATCCCTGGGCGGGTGATTCACCAGAGCGGGGTCCGCATCAACCCCTTGGCGCACTCGGCGTTGCCGGATGCCGAAGCCAATGTGATCCGCAACCTGATGGAGCGGATTGATCAATTGGAAAACCAGGTGGGCGAATTGCAGAGCTGCCTGAAAGCCGTGTCCGCTGGGCGCCCGATGCGTGAGATGAGTGCAGGCAAGTCCCAAAACCTCAAGGATCGGGAAATCCTTGAGTTTCTTGGGGACTAACAGATGAGCATTAGTCAGAGGCCCTAGTCAGACGAAGTCATCCGATAACCTAAAAAGTGGTTCTATTAACTACACCATGATACGAACAATCTAGTCTGCGCCTAGAAGCAAGTCTCATCAATTTACCAATGCAGATATGCAAAACTATTGACTTTCAAGCAATCAATGGCTGCTCAGCAAGAAAAAATACAATCGAAGGCGAGATAAGACTCTGATGCCAGCCGCAATCGCAGGCAAACATCAGTCTTCAATGAAGTGGACAACCTAAGCGGCGGCTAACAAGCACAAATTGTCTAATAAAGTGATGATAACTCTCATTCCAGTATCAGATAAAGTCAATCTTCATTTCTTAAGTGGTAATCCAGCATTCCCGCGTCATAAGGATCACGAGAAGACTCTCCCAACGAAAAGCTCTAAACAGCTAAATACATGCACACAGCAAAACCTCTGGGGTAAAAACCACAAAATTGCGAAACTGACCCTGAACAAGTTTCACAATCCCAGTCCAACCTGAGAAAATCCTATACTCCGGAACACAAGAAGAAAGTGGAACAACACTATATTACGCATGCACCTAGGCATCGACCAGATTAAGCAAATTCATCACTGGGAAAAGTGTTCAGCGAATTGCTACAATGGCAAATAAATCAAAATAGCAATTGAAGCTCTCCATACTGGTAGTGTCTAGAACACCATCCCTTTTGTCCTCACTACTTAACAGCATCTCTACCGCCACCCAGTTAGCACGATCAGATGTTGAGATTTTATGCTCATGGAATGGATCAGATGAAGACGAACAAGCAATTAAAAATACATCTGGCTACAACTTCGAGATCAAACAGAGAGTTCCTTATCACTTCTCAGGAAATATGAACGCACTAGCGTCAGAATCCAAAGGAGAAATCTTATTAATTGTCAATGATGACATCATTATTGATAAGAAAGGGATAGATTACGGGATTGAGATGTTGCTCAAAAACACAAACATAGGATTAATAGGGGCACTCCTCAGATCAAAAAGCAACAAGCTGCAGCACGCAGGCTTCATGTTTGGGAATGATCTAATCCCATACCATTTTCTCGAAGATCTTATTGACATAGAGGAATTTGCCCATGAACATCAATTTTTAACCATGGCGGCAGTCACAGGAGCAATGTTATTAACAAGGAGAAGCGATTTTCAATGTCTTCTATTCAACGAAAGGTACAATCGATGCGGAGAAGATGTTGAACTCAGTCTTGACATGCGGGAAATCCTTCAAAAGAGCGTTTTATTATGCACTAGCTTTAGTGCTGTTCACTATCAATGTGCAACCCGGGCAAAACAACAGGAGATGGGTAACGAGCCAGATGACATAGAACAAATGAAACAAAGAAGAAGAGATTTTTTAAATCAGGCTAATAATAAAATGCTTAGAGAAGAAATTGCCCTAGCAACAATAGTTGCAGAAGCATCATTCAAAAAAATAAACGAACAACAAAAGCACTTAAACAAATGTTTAGATATTGAAAGGAAGTACCATCAATTAAACCTAGAGGTACTTGATCTCAAGGAGCAACTGGAGCAAAATCAATGAAAAATTTTCAACTGAATCAATCAATTCTGAAAGGAAAGAAAATTCTCATCACTGCACTCGATCTTGAACAACAAGAACATCGAGGTATTGCAATGTACTCCAAAGCACTCATCCATCACTTAAACGCACTAGGTGCGGAAGTATGGCTGCTAACCCAATTTTCCCCACATATAAAGGATCTAAAGAAATTACCAACACAAACACAAACAATTATATTTATTTCTAGGACATTAGATGCCCTTGAGCAGGGAAAAGTTAGATATAATTTTGTCGGAGGAAAATACCATATGCTAAATACTATCATGAATAAAGTTAGGCCCTTTAAGCAATTATTGATAGAACTAATTCGTAGGCCAAGACAATATCGGCAAAAACAAATGAAAAGATTCGACTTGACAGAGGTCTCGGATAATCCCAACATGCGGACTGAACGCCTAAAGTACCTACAGTCAGTAAAGGGAATAGTATGCCTTGACAATATTTACACTGCCAGTCAAATTGCCGCAATATTGGATAAACAAAAACCTGTTAGTCTTGACTTGGATGGATTTGATGCATTTATAACAAGTTGTCCTCTTAATCTACGGCCTTTGAATGTACCTATTTTTATTCAAACAATACATGACTTAATTGCGTTAGAATATGCTCCTCACAATGAAAATATGCGTCAGTTCAGCCATCGCCTTCAAGCATGCCTGCCGTCACGACGAATATTTGTATCGACCTCAACAAAACAAAAATTCAAGCAATATATATCTTTTTCTGAGTCAAATAAAAAAGAAGAAGACAAAGAAGTGTCGCTCATTCAACCAACATCTCTCAATCTGCCTGACTTTTTAGACGCGCAAAAAGAAATAAGCTTTGACTTGCCACCAAGTAGTCAAATAATGCAGACTAGAATAGAAAACGACTCAGAAAAAATCCTGAACCCTTTCCGTTATATTTTATTCAACTCATCAGTAGAATCTCGAAAAAACTTACTCTTTTTAGTCAAATCATTTATTGAATCTGGTCTTGGCAATGAAGGGATTCGCTTATGCATCACAGGAAAACTTAAAGAAGATTCATATAGCAAGTCGATAAAAAAGATTGTAGTAAATGACCCATCAATATTTTTAACAGGTTATGTCGATGAATCTACAAAGCTAGAGTTATATTTAAACGCTCTAATGCTTGCCAGCCCTTCTTTAGTAGAAGGATTTGGAATTCCAGTACTAGATGCAGCATGCTTAGGACTACCTGTTCTTGCGAGCTCGTGCAAGGCACATCAAGAAATCAAAAACCTAAAGGATTTCAACAAGATCGTACATTGCATTAATACACTTGACACAAGGAGATGGGCAAGCGCCATGCAGTCAATTGCCAGCATCTATCTTAACAACAACAAATCAAAAGCAGAAACAAGAATTTATAGACTAAGTCGATTCAGCAAGTTAAGCAGAGAAATCAGCTTGGAATTCCAAGATGCCTTAGTGAAGCTGATTTTAACAAATTAGTCATTTAATACCATGCAAATAGGCGACTAACAGCCGGTTTATTCTTCGGCGGAGAACGTTGTGGTGGGTGCCGGAACCAAGGTGGTGGGTGCCATCACCATCGGCACCAACAACCGCATCGGTGCCGGGTCGGTGATGGTGCGCGATGTGGAAAGCGACTGCACCTTTGTGGGCATTCCAGGCCGCGTGATCCACCAGAGCGGCGTGCGGATCAACCCCCTGGCTCACTCCGCCCTGCCGGATGCGGAAGCCAATGTGATCCGCAACCTCATGGAGCGGATAGATCACCTCGAGAACACGGTGTCGAGCCTCAATCCCAACCTGCAGACGCTCAAAGGCCGGGAACGTTTGGAGTTTCTGGGGGACATCACCGGGTGAACCCAACACGCCCCACCAACCCAGCTCTGCTGCGCTGCGGTGGTGGCCTGCCGCAATGAGGCCGATCTGCTGAGCCAGCACCTGCCCCTCTGGATCGCCGAAGGGCTGGAGGTGGTGGTGATTGACCACAGCTCCAACGACACCACCCGCGCCGTGACCGAAGCCTGGCTCGGCCGGGGCATGCTGGCGGTGCAAGAGCTGGAATGGCTGGGGCAGTTCAGCCTCTAACAACAGCTGGCCGCCAAGGAGGCAGCCATCCAGGGGCTTAAGCACGACTGGGTGGTGCACCTCGATACCGATGAGTGGCTGGATAGCCCGGTGGAGGGAGAAACCCTGCAGCAGGCCCTCAGCCGCCAGGCGGCCGGGGGCGCCAATGCCGTGAACTTTGAGGAGTTCGTGCTGCTGCCGCTGAGCCGCAACCAACCGGCGGAGCACTACTACTTCTTTAGGACCGCCGCTGAGAGTTTTCCAATCGCGGCAGCGGCGGTCATCGGCTTATGCAACAAGGGGAAACGCCGCTGCAGCTGGCGGAGGAGAACCTGGTGCTGCGTCACCGGATCGTGCGCCATCAGGCCAACGCCCGGCGCAAGTACCTGAACCGCCGCTTTCAGGCGGAAGAGGTGCAACGGGGCTGGCACCGAAACCGGCTGCGGCTAAGCGCCCGCCAACTCACCTTCCCCGATGCGGCCGAACTAGAGCAATTCACCCATCCCGGCCAACGCCAGCTGAATCGCCGCCATCCCCATCGATACTGGCACTGGCCAGAGGCCAGCAAAGCACGGCCCAGCCGCAGTGTGATCTGCCTCTACGGCTGCGAGAACGACAGTGCACTGCTGGACACGTTCTACAGCTCACCATTGTGGACGCTGATCCGCCAACGCAAAGACACCCTGCTGCTGGAGGTGTGGGGAGGCAGCACGTCCGGCGACCAATTCGATGGACGACGGCTGACCCTTAACACCCCGGAGAACTACCGCCAGCTGAGCCTCAAAACCCTGCAGATGCTGCGCTGGTGCAGCCGTGAGCTGCGGATGAAGCAACTGATCAAGATGGATCTGACCAGCATCCCTACCAGGGCAAACTGGTGATCGATCCGGAGGCACTGGCCCAGTGGGTGGAACGCCGCCTGGAGACGCCTCTTCAGGGGGGTCAGCACTACGACGGCTTGCTGCACCATGCCACCCCGAAGCAGGCGAACATTCTTCAGTGGGGCCGCAACAAGGGCTTGGCGGTGAACCACGAAGCGGTGTTCGGCGTCGACGGGCGGGTGCAAAGTTTCTTCGGCGGCAAGGCCTACGCGATCAGCCGGCCACTGCTGCGCTACATCGCCAGGCATGGGGCACCGTTCGCCCACAAGCATGTGCGCTAACTCCCCGGCGCCGAGGATCTGATGGTGGGCCGGATGGCGGAACGCTTTGCGGCGAAAGGGGGGCGATCAGCAGGCCGCCCCTGATCACTCCTTCGGAACAGGTCGAACCGGGCTGGGCCCCATCAGGCCTGCGCCTCCGACGGGGAGCCGGCCGGCTGAAACATGAACATCGAATAAATCACATTGCGGCGCATATTTGTCATCATTTCCAGGAACATATCGTAGCCCTCATTTTTATATTCAATTAGAGGATCTTTCTGCCCATATCCCCTCAATCCCACCGATTCACGCAGAGCATCCATGGCTTGTAGATGTTCACGCCAGAGCGTATCAATCTGCTGCAAGATGAAGAAACGCTCAGCCTCTCGCATCAGACCGGGACGCAACTCCTCAATCTGACCTTCTTTAAGGTCGTAGGCATTGCGTAATTGTTCTTGCAAAAAGGCCTTGAGATCATCCATCGACAGACCCTGAAGTTGATCAGGCTGGAGATCTTCCAGCAGGTAAACAAACTCCTTCACCTTGCTCACGAGCTGCGAGACATCCCATTCCTCAGGGGGCAGGTCTGGATTCACATAGGCCTCAACAATCTCATTCATCGTGCGCTCGCCGTAGCCAATCACTTGCTTTTTCAGTTCACGGCCATCAAGCACGCGGCGCCTCTCGGTGTACACCGCTTTGCGCTGATTGTTCATCACCTCGTCGTACTCAAACACCTGCTTACGGATGTCGTAGTAGTACGTCTCAACCTTCTTTTGTGCCCCCTCAAGCGAGCGCGTAAGCATGCCCGATTCAATCGGCATGTCTTCTTCCACCCGGAAGGCATTCATCAAGCCAGCTACACGCTCACCACCAAAGATGCGCAGGAGGTTGTCACCCAACGACAGGAAGAACCTGGTGCTGCCAGGGTCACCCTGGCGGCCCGCACGGCCGCGAAGCTGGTTATCAACCCGGCGTGATTCGTGACGCTCCGTGCCAATCACGTGCAGGCCTCCAGCCTCACGCACCCCCATCTCCTCCTTTTTCACCACAGCGTCGTATTCGCCTTTCACCTGGGCGATGGCAGCACGCAGCTGGGCAATCTCAGGATCCTCAGTGGGAGCTTTCTCCGCTGCCGTAGCAATCCGATCTTCCAGTTCGATCACACTCAGGGCGCGATCACCCCAAGCCTTCACCAACTGTTTGGCCAGCTCCACCAGGGCCTGATCCGTCTCCTCCGTGAGCTGGCAGGGATAGAGGTTGCCAATCGCCTTGGCTTCACTCGGGGCATTGCCGTGGGGACCACTCGCTGGCGCCGATTCGGAGAAACCGCCACCGCCCTCAGCACTGCGCTGCAGCGGTACCGGAGGCCGGTGCCCATCCTCCGGCCGCACCAGCCGGGGAAGCAGCACTTCACGCAGCTTGAGGCGCGCCATGTAATCGCTATTGCCGCCAAGAATGATGTCGGTACCGCGTCCCGCCATGTTCGTGGCAATGGTCACAGAGCCAGCCCTACCGGCCTGGGCCACGATTTCCGCTTCCCGCTCCACATTTTCCGGCTTGGCATTCAGCAGGTTGTGGGGGATATTTTCCTCCGCAAGCAAGGCACTCAGCAGCTCACTTTTCTCAACACTGGTGGTGCCCACCAACACGGGGCGACCTTGTTTGTGAACCTCAGCGGTTTCTTTAGCGACGGCACGCCATTTCGCCGTTTCGGTTTTGTAGACCTGATCCACCCAATCCTGACGGGCGCGCACCCGATTCGTCGGAACAATGGCGGTCTGCAAGGAATAGGTTTTTTCGAATTCCGTTTCCTCTGTTTTGGCGGTACCGGTCATCCCGGCCAAACGGGGATAGAGCAGAAAGAAATTCTGGTAAGTAATCGACGCCAACGTTTGCGTTTCTGGCTGAATCTCTAGGCCCTCCTTGGCCTCAATCGCCTGGTGCTGTCCATCACTCCAACGCCGGCCGGGCATCACCCGGCCTGTGAACTCATCCACGATCACCGCTTCACCATCGCGAACGATGTAATTCACATCACGAACAAAGAGCTCCTTGGCCTTCAGGGCATTGGTGATGTAGTGAGCCCATGGATCCTGAGGGTTGTAGAGATCAGCCACGCCAATGAGGGCCTCAGCTTTGGCAAATCCCTCATCGGTGAGTGTGGAACTGCGCTGCTTTTCATCCACCTCGTAATCACCTTCGGGGTCGATGCCGTCTTTGCCCATTTCGGCGGCCCTTTCCAGGGCATTCGCCACCTCTGCAGCTTTCTGGTATTTCTCTTGAGGCCGTTCCACTTGGCCCGAAATGATCAAAGGCGTACGGGCCTCATCAATGAGAATGGAGTCGACTTCGTCGATCACGCAATACTGAAACTCGCGCTGCACCACCTCATTGATATCGGCAGCCATGTTGTCGCGCAAATAATCAAAGCCAAGCTCTGAATTGGTGGCATAGGTGATGTCACAGCCGTAATTAATCCGGCGTTCAGCCGGCGTCATGTCTTGCTGGATCAAGCCCACCGAAAGGCCGAGGAATCGATGCACTTGCCCCATCCATTCCGCATCGCGGCGGGCCAAGTAGTCATTCACCGTGACCACATGCACACCACGGCCGGTGAGCGCATTGAGGTAGCTAGGGAGGGTGGCAACAAGCGTTTTGCCCTCACCGGTTTTCATCTCGGCGATTTGACCCTCATGCAGCACCATGCCACCGATCATTTGCACATCGAAGTGACGCATGCCCAGCACCCGCTTGCCTGCTTCCCGCACCACGGCGAACGCCTCGGGCAACAAGTCATCTAAGAGGGGCCTTTGTTTATCCAGTGTCCCAGCAGCATCCAAGCGCTGACGAAACTCGGCCGTGCGGCGGCGCAGGTCGTCATCGCTTAGGGGCGCAATCTCCTCCTCAAGCACGTTGATGTCAGACACAATCGGCTGATAACGCTTCAGCTTGCGGGCGTTGGGGTCACCCAGCAGGAGCTTGAGCATGGAAAGCGCCAAATCGTCTACAAACCAGATTACTGAGTAAGAGCTAGATCTTCGAATGCAATCCAGAGGAGGATGCCCGCACTGTGATTAATGTCCCCCATGCGAACTGCGCTGAACCTGAGGCATCTGGCCTATTTTTTGCAATCTGAGTCAACAGAAGGCTCTGGACGTCGATCCCAAGCTTTACTAGCGTTTCAAAGCCTGAGACGGCTCAGAGACAGTCGCCCCACGCTCATTCGCATCCTGCGTTGGACGAATGTTTTGGGACGACATAGAGGCAGAGCCAAACTGGCTCTTTGGCGCCAGATTGCCTGCGCCGACAGCCTTGAATTGGACTTCAATGAACAGGACATAGAGCTTGGGGAGGAGCTGAAAAAAACAGCAGCTTGGAAGGAGTGCCACCGCCGACTAGAAGAACGCAATCAATGCCGCATCAAAGTTATTTGGAATCACCGTGGACGCATCCATCGGCCAGATCAACTACTTACTTCTCTCAAAAAATGTATCGAGAAGGATCACCTCTCCCATCTGATTTTCTGGCATCACCATGACAAGAGGGGATTAGTTCCAAAAACATGGCTGCAATCCCTACAAGCCTTACGCCGTGAAGGCTGGCTTGTCGTGGTCTCAAGCTCTCATCTAAGTGAGAACACCTTCCAAGAGCTTGAAAAATCCCAGTTTCTTATTAGCTTGCGAGAAAACCTCGGACTTTGTCTTGGAGCCTACCGGGATTTCTGCTGCCTACTTCAGGAGCGACCGTCTCTGCTGTCACAACTCGATTCTTTAGTGCTCGCCAACGACAGCACTCTCCCTGTGCAAGGAGAGCAGTCCTTGGCAAGATGCCTGAAAGAGATGCGCAATGAGCTGAAACAAGAGATGCCACAGCTGGGGGGACTCACCGATTCCATCGAACGCGAGCGTTATCACCTGCAGTCGTACTTGCTGATGGCGAATGCTCCGCTTTTTGGTAGCAGATTTTGGAAGACTTTCTGGCAGCAATTTGATATCAATGGGGACAAAGATGCTCTCATTGATCAAGGTGAAATCGGACTTAGCCAAACAGTCATCGCCAATGGTGGCGACACGTGGGCCCGTCACTCACTCATCAACACGCTTACACAAACCAATGGGAGCGGTGAGGAGCTTAGTGCCTGTAACGTCCGCCAGCTCAGCGACGTCAACCTCACCCTGTTTGCTTGGCAATCCTTGCTGAGAGATGGCTGCCCTTTGATCAAAAAACAAGTTTTGTTCAATCCACCATCCCGTGGCGACAGCGCGATCAAGACAATTCCTTTAACGGAACTGCAATGCCATCTGCAGAAGCTTGAGCCCGAATTGCTGAACGACCTTGAAGACCTCCTGAGGTCAAGATTTTTAAGAGCTTGATACAGTTACCAAAATCGTTAGTCACCGATGCGCCTGTCCATATTGATGGTGGCGAGAACGACCTCATTAACGCTGCAAACCAGGCCGAAACACAGAGTGGATTCTCATGAGAACTCAGCTAACAAAACAAACATCCAACATCCGCTAGGGGAGGAGAAGGGGGCAATTAATGCCAACATGACTCTTATGTGAATCACCAAGGCCTTGGCATTCTGGGATCAACAGCGCTGTGCTCTCGTTCTGGGGATGCACAACAGCGGAACAAGCCTTCTCGGGAACCTGATGCATGGCGCAGAGGTCCCGATGGGACCAAGTCTGCTATTACGCAATAGCATACCCAAGGATCGCAGACCAAGATAAGACTATTTTGAAGACTCAGAGATCGTTGACCTGCAAGACCGCGCTCTACTCGAAATAAGACGACATTGGAGCAGCTACAGAGCATCATATTCGCTACCACCCTGTAATCACCCAGGACGGATTGCGTTCAGGGATCAGTTAGCAAAGCTCCTACCAACACGATTCTCAAAAAACAAGTTGTGGCTCGTCAAAGATCCGCGAAGCGCAGTTTTGGTTGATGATTGGATAGAAGTACTCAATAGCCTAAATATTGATACCCGCCTGCTAATTGTACATCGGGACCCATGGAGCAACATTCGTTCATTCAGTAGTAAAGGACAAGTCCCAGAGCTTTGGGCAGAAGCTCTATGGCAACGCACATACTTCAATGCCTTGCAAGCAGCGAAAAAGCAAACTTCAGAGAAAGTAGTAACAACAAGTTTTGAAGACTTACTGTCCCAACCAATCCAAGAGGTACAACGTCTCTGCAAAATGCTGGACTGGCAACTAGACAGTGAGTCACTAAAAAAAATCGAGGCACGTATTAACTACAACTTGACGACAGAATCTAATCAACAATTAGATACAGCAATCAAAAATGAAAGCCAAAGGCTCCTTCATCCCTCCACGACAGCATTACAGACGCAACTAAATACGGAATACAGGGAAGTGAGACTTCAATTATTGGCAGATGAACTAGAGAGAACTACAACAAGCCACGAACAGGGATTACAACTAAACGAAATACGATTACAAGAGCAAAGTTTATTGCCGAAAGTGAAAGTAACAATCGTAACTTCGGAACTGCAAGGATGGGGAAGAAGCGGCGGAATCGGCTCAGCCTATAGAGAGTTAGCGTCTGCCTTGGCAACATCTGGCCATTGCATTCGAGTCGTTCTTGTACAATCAGGTCCAATTAAAGGGGAGAAGATCGGGGCGAATATTGAAGTAAGTCATCTTGATAGTAGTGGAGAATCAAGATTAAGTCTCGTTCGAAAGATTGCACGATCATTGAAACAACAACGTACAGATGTAGTCCATCTGCATGATTGGCTTGGCTTCGCGAGTGGACTGAAAGAAGCACTAGGACCAGAGGGGCCGCAACTCATCGTGGGAATCCATGGCCCAAGCGCCTGGGCTCGAAGCGCCAACAACTGGCCTCTAGGATCAGACGGAGGATTGTTAGCAACAGAAGCGCAATTATTTGATGAGGGGATCGTGCAGGCACTGGAGCTCGATGGAATAAAACAGGCTGACTGGCTGATATCTCCGTCAATATCGTTAAAAAGCTGGGTGAATAAAAATATACTCACAACAGACCAAGAGACATCAATCCTCGTCAATCGAAATTGCCCACTGCCACAAAGGCTAAAACAAGATGAGAATACATTAACCGATAAGAATACAGGAGCAAAATGCGTTTATTTTGGTCGACTGGAAAAAAGGAAAGGCTTAATATTATTCATAGATGCCATACTGAAGATGGCAGTGCCACCATACAAACTAATATTTATAGGAAGCGATTCCGTTGTTGGACTCAAAGCTGATGGAACACCAGAATGGGGGACAGAATTTGTCAAAAGAAAGTTGGTTAATACTGGAATACAAATAGAATTTGAGGTTAATTTGTCACGCGATCTGGCCCTAGAAAAACTTATAGCGATCAAGCCAATCGTCGTCATTCCATCCTTGATCGAAAATAGTCCATGCGTTGTGGATGAACTACTAGACAGTGGTATAAAGATGGTAGTAACAAACGTAGGTGGCACAGCAGAGCTGATTCGAAAAGAGGATCGCTGCTGGTTAACATCACCAAATCCAGAAGAACTTGCAAGGCACCTAGACCTCGCCATTGAAAGCGAGATCAAAGATCCTAAGGCTTATCAACTCCGCCCAGCCATAGAAACATGGAAAATACAACTCAGTTGGCAAGCATTTCATGAGAGGCTACCAAGGGCGAAGATAAACGAAACAGAGAGATCACAAGGGACAGACGAGACATCGCAGCAAACCAAAGATCCATGGCCACTTTGGCGAAGAGCAATTCGAAAGACTAACGTTCTAGCAAAGCAAGCCACTCAAAATTTAATAAAGACTGTTCATCACCTGTCAAAACAATGATCACAACAAAAAAAGGAAATCTCAGGCTCAAAGAAGTACAGAGAAAGGTAAAGTCCAAACTAGGACTAAGAGAAATAAACCCACGCCCACATTTCCTGGGTGTTGGCACACAAAAAGGAGGAACAACAACTCTCTATCAACTGCTAAAAAAACACCCCGAGATTCACTTGCCTGAAAATAAAGAAATTCATTTTTTCACAAAATACTATGATCGAGGAGAAAATTGGTACCGAAGCCAATTTAAGGATGCACCCGCAGGAAAGATACGCGGAGAAATAACTCGTTACTACCTGTTCTATGCAGCCGCACCTCAACGGATACATAGATTTAGAACTGACATGAAAATCATTGCACTCGTCAGAAACCCGATAGAAAGAACACTGTCTCAATATTTTCACTCATACCGATTGAAACGAGAAACACTAACA
This Synechococcus sp. WH 8016 DNA region includes the following protein-coding sequences:
- the epsC gene encoding serine O-acetyltransferase EpsC, whose product is MLDQIRADFAIIRERDPAARGPLEILLCYPGFQAISLHRLSHRLWRSRLPLKLPARLLSQLGRGLTGVEIHPGARIGRGVFIDHGMGVVIGETSEIGDRCLLYQGVTLGGTGKDHGKRHPTLANNVVVGAGAKVLGAIEVGANTRIGAGSVVVRNVEQNCTVVGIPGRVIHQSGVRINPLAHSALPDAEANVIRNLMERIDQLENQVGELQSCLKAVSAGRPMREMSAGKSQNLKDREILEFLGD
- a CDS encoding glycosyltransferase, with product MSSLLNSISTATQLARSDVEILCSWNGSDEDEQAIKNTSGYNFEIKQRVPYHFSGNMNALASESKGEILLIVNDDIIIDKKGIDYGIEMLLKNTNIGLIGALLRSKSNKLQHAGFMFGNDLIPYHFLEDLIDIEEFAHEHQFLTMAAVTGAMLLTRRSDFQCLLFNERYNRCGEDVELSLDMREILQKSVLLCTSFSAVHYQCATRAKQQEMGNEPDDIEQMKQRRRDFLNQANNKMLREEIALATIVAEASFKKINEQQKHLNKCLDIERKYHQLNLEVLDLKEQLEQNQ
- a CDS encoding glycosyltransferase — protein: MKNFQLNQSILKGKKILITALDLEQQEHRGIAMYSKALIHHLNALGAEVWLLTQFSPHIKDLKKLPTQTQTIIFISRTLDALEQGKVRYNFVGGKYHMLNTIMNKVRPFKQLLIELIRRPRQYRQKQMKRFDLTEVSDNPNMRTERLKYLQSVKGIVCLDNIYTASQIAAILDKQKPVSLDLDGFDAFITSCPLNLRPLNVPIFIQTIHDLIALEYAPHNENMRQFSHRLQACLPSRRIFVSTSTKQKFKQYISFSESNKKEEDKEVSLIQPTSLNLPDFLDAQKEISFDLPPSSQIMQTRIENDSEKILNPFRYILFNSSVESRKNLLFLVKSFIESGLGNEGIRLCITGKLKEDSYSKSIKKIVVNDPSIFLTGYVDESTKLELYLNALMLASPSLVEGFGIPVLDAACLGLPVLASSCKAHQEIKNLKDFNKIVHCINTLDTRRWASAMQSIASIYLNNNKSKAETRIYRLSRFSKLSREISLEFQDALVKLILTN
- the secA gene encoding preprotein translocase subunit SecA: MLKLLLGDPNARKLKRYQPIVSDINVLEEEIAPLSDDDLRRRTAEFRQRLDAAGTLDKQRPLLDDLLPEAFAVVREAGKRVLGMRHFDVQMIGGMVLHEGQIAEMKTGEGKTLVATLPSYLNALTGRGVHVVTVNDYLARRDAEWMGQVHRFLGLSVGLIQQDMTPAERRINYGCDITYATNSELGFDYLRDNMAADINEVVQREFQYCVIDEVDSILIDEARTPLIISGQVERPQEKYQKAAEVANALERAAEMGKDGIDPEGDYEVDEKQRSSTLTDEGFAKAEALIGVADLYNPQDPWAHYITNALKAKELFVRDVNYIVRDGEAVIVDEFTGRVMPGRRWSDGQHQAIEAKEGLEIQPETQTLASITYQNFFLLYPRLAGMTGTAKTEETEFEKTYSLQTAIVPTNRVRARQDWVDQVYKTETAKWRAVAKETAEVHKQGRPVLVGTTSVEKSELLSALLAEENIPHNLLNAKPENVEREAEIVAQAGRAGSVTIATNMAGRGTDIILGGNSDYMARLKLREVLLPRLVRPEDGHRPPVPLQRSAEGGGGFSESAPASGPHGNAPSEAKAIGNLYPCQLTEETDQALVELAKQLVKAWGDRALSVIELEDRIATAAEKAPTEDPEIAQLRAAIAQVKGEYDAVVKKEEMGVREAGGLHVIGTERHESRRVDNQLRGRAGRQGDPGSTRFFLSLGDNLLRIFGGERVAGLMNAFRVEEDMPIESGMLTRSLEGAQKKVETYYYDIRKQVFEYDEVMNNQRKAVYTERRRVLDGRELKKQVIGYGERTMNEIVEAYVNPDLPPEEWDVSQLVSKVKEFVYLLEDLQPDQLQGLSMDDLKAFLQEQLRNAYDLKEGQIEELRPGLMREAERFFILQQIDTLWREHLQAMDALRESVGLRGYGQKDPLIEYKNEGYDMFLEMMTNMRRNVIYSMFMFQPAGSPSEAQA
- a CDS encoding rhamnan synthesis F family protein; the encoded protein is MRTALNLRHLAYFLQSESTEGSGRRSQALLAFQSLRRLRDSRPTLIRILRWTNVLGRHRGRAKLALWRQIACADSLELDFNEQDIELGEELKKTAAWKECHRRLEERNQCRIKVIWNHRGRIHRPDQLLTSLKKCIEKDHLSHLIFWHHHDKRGLVPKTWLQSLQALRREGWLVVVSSSHLSENTFQELEKSQFLISLRENLGLCLGAYRDFCCLLQERPSLLSQLDSLVLANDSTLPVQGEQSLARCLKEMRNELKQEMPQLGGLTDSIERERYHLQSYLLMANAPLFGSRFWKTFWQQFDINGDKDALIDQGEIGLSQTVIANGGDTWARHSLINTLTQTNGSGEELSACNVRQLSDVNLTLFAWQSLLRDGCPLIKKQVLFNPPSRGDSAIKTIPLTELQCHLQKLEPELLNDLEDLLRSRFLRA